The genome window AAACTTGATGAGCTTAATAGCTGAAGAGGTTGCATCGAAATATATCAGCAAGAACATTTCAAAAGTTCTCACAGCAGCGACAGATGGAATCCCCTTAGCAGTCCACATAGCGAATGAGCTAAATGTTGATGTTGTCTATGCAAAGAAGAAGAAAGAGGTCGGAGTTGAGAAGTTCTATGAAGTTAATTATGTTCCCAGTGCTTCAGGAAGTGTCATGACATTGTATCTACCACAATGGGCATTAAAAAAGGGAGAAAAGGTTTTAATAGTTGATGATGTAGTCAGAAGTGGTGAAACTCAGAGAGCTCTAGTGCAAATGTGCAAGCAAGCGGGAGCTGTACCTGTTGGAATGTTTTTCCTCATAAGTGTTGGGAATATTATCGATGTCCTTCAGGATGAATACAACATTCCAATTGAAAGCTTGGTGAGACTATGATAAGCACGGGAATACAGAGACTTGACGATATATTAAAAGGGGGCATTCGGAAAGAACACAGCGTAATGTTTTCTGGGTTATTCGATGAGGACCACAGGATATTAATGCATCAATTTGTTTTTTCTCTTTTAACTCAAGGATATAAGGTCCTCTTGGTAGAATTTAAACAAACGGTTGATCCCCTGAAGAAATGGCTTAATGAATATGGCATAGATTACTCCCCGTTCATATATAACAAAAAATTGAGAATACTAGACGGCTACACAAATATTTATTCCAAAATGACGGTATCTGGAGAGGATATACTTCCAAATCCCCTAGATTTACCAATAACAACTGCAATCATAAAAGACGTTCTGATCAAAGGAAAATATGATTTTCTAGTTCTTGATGATTTGTCAATTCTCTATGCTGTTTTGCCGAGCAAGGAGGAATTTTTCAAGATTATTATTCGATTTATAAACTCAATCTCTCTCAAGGGCATATCCACAGTGGCATCATTTGTAGAGGAGTTGATATCCCCTGGTTACTACTCCCTTTTAACTCTGCCTTTTGGATACGTTATCTCAGTTAAGGACAGTAAAGTACGCATTCTTAAGGCTCCTCATCCTTTAGGTCCAATGACGTGCTTCACATATGTGAAAACTGAGAAAGGTATTCAGCCCTATAGTGAGTATTATGAAAGTGTGGAACGTCTGAAGGAGTCCCTATTCTTGGATGAAAAAGGCATGCTGTGGGCTGGAAATGAGAGAATTCAAGTAATAGGAGAGAGTAGTGAATCAATGCTTATTGAGAGTCTTTTTGAGTACTTTGGAGAAGAGGAAGCTAAAAAATTCCTGTACTTCTGGGGAAGAAAGGAGTTTCAGGGAGTCGGGAAGATATATATGAAAGTTCATAAGACCCTTAAAGAGGTTCTAGAGAGAATATTCAACGAAACAAAGATTAGTGGAGGTGGAGTACTGGAAATTCTTCAATTTTCTAATGATGTGATAGTGATAAAAGGGAAGAATTTATTCCCAAGGATGACGAATTTCGGTACCCATGTTCATCTCCATTATGCCGGTTCTTTTGCTCAAATAATTGAGGAAGTCTCCGGAGAGGAGTGGGAAGCTCATGAAATTAAATGTGAAGCTAAAGGGGATGCATATTGTGAATTTGTAATAAAAAGGAAAGCGAAAAACTTAGGAGAGTCTTAGAATGGGAAGGTTTTTAGTTTACAACGCAGAGGGTAAAAGCTTGGTTGTTGATGCGAATATTGGGGAGAGATTTTCCTTCTATTGTTCCGAGGAAGAATGTGGAACTGAGATAATAATTGAAGGCATCATAAGACACGCAACTTTTGAAGAATTCATTAAAGTAAGAAATAATGTCATTGAACAGAATGAGGAATTTAAAGTGCTTGGGAATGTGATTCCAAAAGAGCCCATGATTTTTGAGGGCACAGTCAATGGGAAGAAAGTTGAGTTACCAGCTGAAAAACTTGATGAGGTGGCAAAGCGGTTCATCGATAGATATTTAAACCTTTAGGACGAAGTCCTCCTTTACTATGTCCATAGCAACGTGGGTATTTGTTTTTTCAACGCCATCAATTGCCAAAACCTTCTTTACGAACCTGTTCATGTCTTCCCTTCCTTTGAACTTTGCAATGACTATTATGTCGTACTCTCCAGTGACATCATAAACACATAGAACATGTTCATCTTTAGCAATTTCCCTCTCAATTTGGATAATTCTCTTTCCTTGGGCTCTAATCCCTATAATGGCTGTTAGCTCATAACCAAGTTTCTCGTAATCTAACTTTGGGTAAAATCCTTTTAATATGCCTTCTTCTTCAAGTCTTTTCAATCTATTGTAAACGGTGCCAACAGCAACATTAAGTTCCTTAGCAATTTCCCTGTAAGATAAGCGAGCATCTTTTTGGAGCAGTGAAAGTATCTTCCTGTCAAGTTCATCTATCATTATTCTCACCCTCTAAGACTCCACCGCAAAGTTTAAATATTCTTCTCCTTCACCTCATACCGGGTTTGAGGACCGGTAGCCTAGCCAGGATAGGGCGGCGGCCTCCTAAGCCGCAGGTCCGGGGTTCGAATCCCCGCCGGTCCGCCAGATATTAGATTTCTTCTCTTAGATTGTCAATTAATCTTTTTTCGCCGTACATTCCCATACATCGAAGATGAAATATTGGCAGAAAATTTTATAAATTAACAAAAACTAACTAAAACTTGAGAGTTCTCTAAAGCTTGTAAATGTACAAGTAAAGGCAGAAAATTCTGGGAAGTCTTATTAAAAACAAAAATACAAGGAGGTGAGAGCAATGATCGAAGATGCACTTATGCTCTATATAATGAGCAGTGTAAAAGAGGAGAACAAAAAGAAAAAGAAGAAATTCCTGCTCTTCCATCGCTGAGTTCTCTTTTCTGCGAAACCTTTAAATATATCTTTTAGTAAAATAAGGTTAGAAAAAGGGGGTGATGGAAATGACATACGTAGCGGTATTAGCCAACATAAACGGGAATTTCCCAGCTTTAGTTAAAGCACTAGGAAAGATTGAAGAGCTTAAAGAGAGCGGTTATGACATTAGGAAATACTACATCCTCGGAAATATCGTTGGACTGTTCCCATATCCAAAGGAGTTCTGGATACTCTTGATGATTTAATTAAAAATAACAAAGTTAAGATAATCCGCGGTGAATTTGACCAAATAATAGCTATAAGCGATCCTCACGCTGAAGGCCCTGATTACATTGATAATATCAGTCTTCCAAAGCATGTTAAAGTTGCTTTAAAATACACATGGGAAAAGCTTGGACATGAGGGTAGGGAATTTATAAGGGATCTGCCGATTTATCTAGTTGACAAAATTGGAGACAATGACATATTTGGTGTCTATGGAAGTCCATTAAACCCATTTGGAGGTGTGGTTCTTCCAGAGCAGCCGACTTCATATTACGAGGCAATAATGAGACCAGTTAAAGAGTACGAAATTCTCTTAGTGGCTTCTCCAAAAATGCCCGTGAATGCCATGACAAGATACGGAAGGGTAGTCTGTCCAGGAAGCATAGGATTCCCACCAGGAAAAGAACACAAAGCAACATTTGCCCTCATTGATGTTGATACACTTCATGTGAAGTTCATTGAAGTTGACTATGACAAGAAGATAATCGAGGATAAGATAAAGAAAGAATGCCTCCCGGAGGAGCTAATTAGAGTCCTTTACCACGGAAAGCTTTGATGCCCTCTTTTATTTCTTCCTTCGAGACCAACACATAGAGCAAGATCCCAACAAATAATACTGTTTTTGAAATGAAGACCAGTACCTGGAGGGAAATTGCAAACAATAACGGTTTGTACGATTTGAGCGATATATTCAGCTTTTGGTAGCTGATATATGCTGTCCCGCACAATATTGTTAGGTATCCGAATAACAACCCCAGCATTGTTCCGTATTCGTTAAATTTTTTGATGAAAGTGAGCCACGCAATTAGCGCTGCTAAAGCTCCCGAAACTGCAATTATACCCCCTTCTTTCACATATTTCGTAGAATTTAAAGCAACGATGCTGGGGTTATAAGCTATGTAAATTTCAACTGCCAGCAGTGCAATGTAGAATTCATTTCCAAGATTAAAACCAAAAAGAAATGAAATTACCTCCTTTCCGACAAGCAAGAGAGCAAAAACGACGAAAGCTGTGAAAATTGATAGCAATTCTGTAGTCTTTTCTGCAAGCAGCTTTACATAATTTAATTCTTCTTTCCCGTATTTATACGAGTAGAGCGGCATGATTGCAGATTGAAGCACTTGAGGCAAATAAGTCAGCAGAAATGCCGCCGATAAGGATGCCGAAACCCTTCCAGCGATTAGTGCATTCCCAAGCTTTTCGCTTAAAAAGTAAGGCCCCTGAACTAAAAATACTCCAGATAGAGTTCCGAGAAATGCAAAAGATGAATAGCGGAGTAAAAGGTTAAGCTCATCTTTTTTAGGTTTTCCGAGTAAACTCTTTTTTAAGAGATACCCAAAGGCAAAAAGTGATATTGTAAAAAGCAGCGCTATGTATGGTAGAAAGGGATTTTTGGAGTAAAAGCTAATAATGAAAGGCACAAAGCTGATGATCATTGCATATGCATAAACCTCTCCTTTATGGATCCCGTAGATGAAATTTCTAAATGTGAGCTGAACAGCTCTAAGAACTGAGAGAACAGCAAGATATATGTTTAGTGGGGTAAGCAAAATTCCAATTAGCGGAAATGAGAATGAAATTGATGTCATTGACTTTATTTTTTCAAAATTTTCCTTTGCAAGGAATTCTGACGAGTATTTACCCAACGCTACTGCAAAAAAGCTCAGCGGCATTGCTATGAGAAATGCTTGAGAAATCAGAGAATTTGCAGAGCCTAAAACTTCTACTCCAAATTTTCTTGAAATAATAATGCTGTAAAGAAATCGGCTTATTCCAAATAAAGCCAAGGCTATTATGCTTGCGATTGAATGCCTTATTAGAACTCTCTTCTCATAGCTCATGAGAAAAAATTAGAGATAAAGGATTTAACCTTTGTGGAATCCCAAATAAAACCCAACTACAAATGCTCCTCCACCGGGGAGAATCCCCACGATCTTATCTCCTAGACTTAGTGTTTGGGCTGCTGCACTCTCTGTGAGGTTGAACAGTGCATCAGTGTTTATTGTTATCACTCCCTTCTGCTGGAGCCAGAATAAACTAAGCACGTATGCTCCGATTAGAGCAAGCACAAGCTTGATGAATTTTTTAAGTGCATATCCTGTTATGAAGCCGACTACTCCTCCAACTCCCATATCTCCTACGATTCCACTAAAATTTACGTCCATTTTAGCCCACCTATTGAAATCTACATAGTTGGAGGTTAAATACTTTTACATTGTTTCATAAATGCAAAATGTTTAAAGACTATAAAAGAAAAATATTTATAGATCGTGAAAGTTTTAGGTCGATATAATTATGTATCATTGTAGGTGATACCTATGACTGAGCCAATGGATAGGTTAAAAGAAAAATTGACCAAAGAAGTTTTGTGGATATACATTCTGAGCCTCCTAAAAGAAAGGCCAATGTATGCTTATGAGCTAAAAAGCAAAATAAGGGAGAAGTTTGGGTTTGAACCAGCAACAGTAAGTAGCTATGTTGTCCTCTACAAGCTTGAAAAGGATGGATACGTTATATCAAAATGGCAAGAAGGCGAAACAGGTAAGCCTTCAAGAAAGTATTATGAACTTACAGAAAAAGGTAAAAAGCTCTTAGAAGAGGGAATAAAATTTATAGAAACCACTTTAGAGAAGCTCAAAAGCTAACGCCCAACTCCTCCTCTTGGTTCTCTAGCCTTTGGCCTTAGTCCCTTGTACCCGCACTTCCTGCACTTTTCGGCTTTCCATGGATTGGTTGCTCCACACCTCATGCAGATGTACTTTCTAAATAACCTGGCCTCTGCTTCTGGAAACCTCGCCATAATAATCCCTCCATGATCTTGACTATGCACAGTTATGGGCTTTTCTTTTTAAACTTTACCGTTCAAACTTTACCTTGCAAAGTTTAATCAAAGGTTTGAATCTTCAAAAGAAGCTGATTTAGGGTTGTATGTCTTTGGAATTTTGAGAATTTTGATTAAGACGAAGTTTATAATGGTGCGGGGGACGGGATTCGAACCCGCGCAGCCCTCCGGCAGCGGATCTTAAGTCCGCCCCCTTTGGCCAGGCTCGGGCACCCCCGCTCATTCAGTAAGATGAAGGATGTGAATTAAAAAGCTTTCGGTATTTAGAAAGCCTCGGAAGTGATGGCCCTCCTCACCTTTCAGTGCCGGGCCTTCTCCTCATCGGCAATAATTAATTCTCCCAGAAATTTATAAACCTAAACTCCAACGCTCATCTGGTGATAGCGATGATAAAGGTTAAGGTCATCGGGAGGAAAATCGAGAAGGAGATTGAGTGGCAGAGGGGTATGAAGGTCGCTGACGTTCTGAGGGCTGTTGGCTTCAACACGGAGAGTGCAATAGCAAAGGTGAATGGAAAAGTCGCTTTGGAGGATGATCCTATTAAAGACGGTGATTATGTTGAGGTCATTCCAGTGGTTTCGGGAGGATAAAAGAAGAAAAATCAGCCAAGCCTCTCTTTCATGAATTTTTCTAAGTTATCCATTGCTTCCTCAAGAATCTCAATTGGTGGCAAAAAGACAGCTCTGAAGTGCCATTCGCCGCCTTCTCCGAATCCTGAGCCGTGAACCACCAAGATGTGAGCGTTTCTGAGGACGTCGAGGACGAATTCCTTGTCGCTCTTCCACTTGCTCCTCTCCTCAATGCGTGGGAAGATGTAAAACGCTCCTTCTGGTTTTTGTGCACTTAAGCCGGGAATTTCGTTCAGCCTCTTGTAAATGTAATCTCTCCTCTCTTTGAGCTTTTTCATGTATTCATCAAGGTAGTCCATTGGGCCAGTGAGACCAGCAATCGCAGCTTTTTGGGCAGGTGTGTTTGGACAGAGCCTTATCCTTGCGAGCTTGCCTATAGCTTCTTTTACTTCAGCGAGCTTGTTTTCTGGATCAACAAAGTACATGTAGCCCAATCTCCACCCTGTTGCAAAGTAAACCTTTGAGAGGCCGTTCATTACAATTACAGGGACGTCTTTTGTTAATGAGCCCGGAGAAACGTGCTTTCCTTCATAGGTCATTAAATCATAAATTTCATCGCTGATAACGGGAATATCATATTCTCCAGCTAAGTCGAGAATCTCTTTGAGTGTCTTCTTATCATATAAAGCCCCAGTTGGATTATTTGGATTTATAACAGCTATAGCCTTTGTTTTTTCGCTTATCTTCTTCCTCATGTCATCTATGTCTGGCTGCCAGCCTTCTTCTTCAATTCCAAGATATGCCTTTGGGACTCCATCATAGAACTTCACAAGGGCAACGTAGGGTGGGTAACTTGGCCCTGGAATTAAAACTTCATCTCCCGGCTCAACGATAGCACCAAAGATGAACTGTAATGCCTCTGTAACTGCCGCTGTTACCATTACATCATCCACAGTTATATCAACGCCGTTTTTCTTCTTTTCTCTCTCTACTATTGCCTTTCTGAGCTCTATATCACCTTCGCTCTCTCCATAGTAGTTGTGTCCTTCCATAATTGCCTTGCAATACGCTTCCTTCATGTGTTGAGGCGGCTGAAAGTCGAACTTAACGGGGTCCCCAATATTAAGCTTGATTATTTTTATTCCCTGCTTCTCGAGTTCTCTAGCTGGTAGAACAACATCTCTAATTGCATATTCAATACCTATGGCCCTTTTAGATGCATGAATCATTTCAATCACCAACGAAGTGTTTTCATAATTAATTGAACATTCTATCATAAAAGCTTACCTCTCTCGCAATATTAAAGTAACAGAAAGTAGAAAGATGATGGCGGATTTATGTTTGTTTTATCATTTATCAGAAAACACTTAACTTTAAAAGCCAGGGAAAATAATAGAAGTAGGCGATGACGAATAGCAAGCATGCTGATTAGTGATGACGTGAACACCCTCTGAGCCTATTCCCAATATGCTATTCCTATGTACCTATCAGCGCCTCCGTAATAGAGATAAATCCTTCCTTCATGCTCAACTAACCCTTCTATGAAAACAACGTTATCTACCCAGCCTTTTATTTCCCACTCATAAGTTGGCTCCAATATTGGCTTTTCGCTTCTCGCTATCAGCTTTGTGGGATTTTCTTTATCAAAGACAGCTATACCGGCTTTGTACTTTCTAACTCCATTTTCAAGACCAGCGCTGTTGTAGATTAAAACTATTCCAAAATCCATCATAAATGCTGGAGGTCCTGGTTCAACAAGGATATTATCGAATTTATCCTTTCTTGGAGTTAGAACTGGCTCTTCAATGAACTCCCAGTTAATTAAATCATCAGAATAAGCCAGCCATATGTTTGAATCGCCAAAGTACATGATGTACTTCCCTTTAAACTCCCCCTTCTTCAATTTTTCCGGTAGTATTGCACCACTTTTTGTCCAATTAGGAGTTCCGTTCTTTGGAAACGGAAACTCATCAAAGAGAACACCTCTTCTCTTCCACTCCACTAAATTCTTGGATGTAGCTAAGCATAGCTTTGCAGTCTTTCCATCGTAGCCCGTGTAGGTCATGTAGTATGTTTTTCCAACTTTCACAACCCTTGGGTCTTCAACACCTTTTTTCTCCCAGCTGTACTCTGGTTCAATCACTGGCTCTGGATGTTTGATGAAATGAACACCATCTTCACTAAGAGCAAGCCCTATTCTACCTGTGATGTTATCGTTTTTGCTTTCAGCTCTGTAGAGCATCACAATTGTTCCTCTTTCCTTTATCACAGCAGGATTGTAGATGTTTTTGGAATCAAAGCCATCCTTTGAAGGAGATAGAATTGGTTCTGAGAGCTTTTTTAATGGAGGCACTACCGCATTCCCATCTCGCATATCAATCCTAATCAACCTCTTTCACCTCAACTTCAATCCTTTCACCTCTTCTCTCAGCGGTTAGCCTGTATTTTGCCCCTCTAATAGTTATGCCCTTTATCTCGGCTTTCTCAAGACCTTCTGGGAGCTGTGGATTTGCTGAGACTCCTTCTGGGGTAAAGCCCGAGCATAGCTGTTAAGAACGCAAAAGGACTTGCAGCGCTCCATGCTTGGGGAACATTTGCTCTTGGAACCGGGATTGGGATTTCACTTTCAACTCCACTAAAAAGCTCTGGTAATTGGAAGTTCATTAAAGTTGCAGCTTTTAAGAGTCTGGCCCCAAGGAATGCAGCTTTCTCGATTTCTCCGATTTTTGCTAATCCTAAAGCTATAAGTGCATTGTCATGCGCCCAAATGCTACCGTTGTGATAGCTGAAAGGATTGTAGGCTTTCTCCCTTGAGCTTAAAGTCCTGATTCCCCAGCCAGAAAACATATCCTTTTCAAACAGCCTTTCAGCAATTTCTTCTTCATGCTCTGCAATGCCTGTAAAAAGCAGATGACCAGGATTAGAGGAGATGACTTTTGAAGGTTTGTTATCTCCATTTAGAGCAATTGCGTAGAATTTTTCTTCTTCAATCCAAAAGTCTTTGTTAAACCTCCTTTTCAGCCTCTCAGCTTCTTCTCTTAGAGTAGATTCTTCAAAATCTAAAACATCAGAAAGCTCTGCCATATCTAGGAGAGCTTTATATGCATAACCCTGTACCTCAGCTAGTGCAATTGCAGACTTTGTTGGTTCCCCATATTCATCTGGAACACCTTCCTTTGAGTCCTTCCACCCTTGGTTCATTAGAACATATGGAGATGTCTGTGAATATCTTATGTATCCTTCTCCTTCTTCAAGCTTCATGAAAAGCCATTCGAGTGCTTTGTTTAGGGTTTCTTTCAGCTCTCTTATCGTTTTGTAGTCCTCAGTCCATTTAACATATTCACCAGCCAAAATCAAATACAGTGGGGTTGCATCTATGGTTCCATAGTAGGGATTGAAAGGCATGAGTCCAGCTTGAGAAAGTTCTCCAAATCTAAACTCGTGAGGAATTTTGCCTGGTTCTTCTTCTCTCTTTGGATTGAATTTTTTCCCTTGCAGCTGTGAGAGAACCTTTAGTGTCCCCTTGGCATACTCTGGGAAGTATGGTAGAAGGAATAGAGATGTTATTATGCTATCTCTCCCAAAAAGGCACATGAAGTAGGGAATTCCAGCAAAAACTGTTAATCCATAGTTGGTTAACACTGTTAGAGATTCTAAATCTCTCAGTGAAGCTTTGAAGATGTTGTTTATTTCGGTATTGTTCGTGATAACTATTTCCTCAAGCTTGAAATCGAAGTCGCTCCTAATCAAGAAAGGAGGATTTTTTATGCAGATTCTGGGGGGAAATTCAACACTAATTCTCTCTTTTCCTAAAGGCCCCAAAGAAATTTCTGCTGTGAGGTAATTGCTCTTAAACTCAAATCCCTCAGCTTTAATTTCAAGCTCTCTCTTTATCCCATCAATGCCAGTGTAAGTATATTTAACTCCGTTTGAAGTCTGTTCTTTGACGATTTTTCTTTCAATAGGTTTGTGACTTCCTCTAACTTCGAATATGTCTTCAAAGAGGACTTCAAGGGCATATTTAATCTTTATTTTTATGGGTTCTTTAGACATGTTGTAGAAGGTTAGCTCTTCTCTGTATCTCCAGTTATTCAGCAACTCTCGCTTTCTCAGTAGGATTGTTGAGTCCCCTATGAGTATGTGTGATATTGAAGTCTTGTGATCTGGTTCAATATGCCCTAAAAGCTTCTCTTTGCCAATTTCAAGAGAAATGTTTTTCACAAATCTTGTATCAAAGGCATAGAAGCCGTGATAATGTTTATTCATATTTCCTTCCTCATCGGAGAGCACAAATGCCCCATTATGCGATAACACAATCTTGCTCATCATTTCACCTTCATGCTCTGCTTGATGTACAGCCTTATATCTATTGCTAAAAGATGTTTTGCGATGTGGACAAAGCTTTAAAAGACCTTCTTCTAATTTTTCATCATGCTTTATGTAGAAATCCTTGGAAATTTACCCAGCTTAGCTGAAAGTGAAGTTAAAGCACTCCTTGAGCTTGCAGATAGAAGATTTAAAATTGCTGAGGAGGATTATCTACTTCTGGCAATTAAAGGTAATGGGAGAGCTTTTCCCTTCTTAGATAGACTTGGGATGGCTCATGAATATGGAATTTTGCTTTTTTCAGCAGAGAGCGTTAAAGAACTCTATGCCAAAGCGGAAAGCATAGATTGGGGTGAATATATAGCTGGGACTTTCAAAGTTGACAGAGAGACTATGAGAAATTGTGCTCATGATGTTGAAAATCTCGAAAAGAAGCTCGGCGCAATAATTTACAGACAAGGGTTTAGAGTAAATTTATCTAATCCTAACACTCTTGTGAGAGTTTACTGTGGGAAAAAGCTGTGGGTTGGTGTTAGAATTAGATTTTTCAAAGCAAAAACCTTTGATGAGAGGAAAGCCGATAAAAGGCCTTTCTATAAACCAATTGCTCTGCCCCCAAGAATTGCAAGAGCTATGGTAAATTTAGCAAGGGCAAGAAGAGAGATTCTTGATCCTTTTATGGGTACTGGTGGGATTCTAATAGAAGCTGGATTAATGGGTTTGAAAGTTTATGGCGTTGATTTGCGAAAGGATATGGTTGAAGGAGCAAGGATAAATCTCGAGTATTTTGGTGTTAAAGATTATGTTCTAAAGCAAGGAGATGCAACCAAGCTTATAGAAATCTTTCCAGATAAGACTTTTGAAGCAGTAGCTACTGACCCTCCATATGGTTCCTCAGCAACTTTAGCTGGAAGGAAGAGGGAAGAGTTGTATGAAAAAGCTCTGGAGAGTATTTATAAAATTCTTGATGGTTATCTGAGTATAGCCTTCCCCGCTGATTTTAATGCTGAAAAAGTTGCCGAAAAAATAGGATTTGAAGTTCTGGAGAAGCACTACCAGAGGGTTCACTCTTCCCTTGACAGATATTTCTATGTGATGAAAACATAAAAAGAAAGTCAACGTTCAAAGGGGCTTTCCTTTAGCTTTTCGTTGACAAATCTGACAATGTGTTTTATATCCTCTTCTATCGTATCTGGTTCTGGCTTCATAAATATGTATAGAACGTTCGTCTTTGGTGTTAGCGAGATGTGCTTAATGTTCTCAACTTTGGAAAATCCTTGTAAAAACTCTTTTAAAAGCTCTACATCTCTCCTCTTTTCGAATAAAGCTTCATACTGCTTTCCATTAACTTCGATGATCTCTCTCTGCAATAGTTCCTCGTCCTCTATTTTTGGCTTGATGCGATAGTAGCCCTTCTGGATTAGATGTACTTCCCTCTTTATAGTTGAATATGGCTTGATAACGATGTACAGCTTATCGTGCCTGTTTACGAGCTTTGAGAAGGGAAAGTAAAGAATGCTCTGTCTGGGCAATAGCGTTAGTGTGTATTCGAATTTGTCTATGTTCCCTTCTCTAACTTTGTAAAATGCTCTGAATCCGACATACCCCCCGATCCAGACATAATCTTTGTCTTTAGGATTTAGAATATCTTCTATCGTTCTCAAGTAGTGCTGCATCATCATTAAGTTTAGCCTTCTCCCCTTATAGAACTGGATGGTTGCTATTGCAGCCAAAACCATTATGGCCAACAAAAATTCCGGCGTAACCTTCATGATTAGACCTCCTCTAGTGGATAGTACCTTTGAAACGTCATGTCATCTATTATTTCAAAGTCTGGAATTTTATCCTCTAAAACTTTAACTATATCCTTCACAATCCTTACATGAATTGGCCAGTTAACTGCCATCCCAAATGGGTGTCTTGGAGTTCTTCGGGCTAAACTAAGGAAAATCAAAATTTTGTCGTCGTCTCTTATTATTTTGCTGACTAAGCCTAACCTAACTATATTTTCGCCACTCACGGGCTCGATGACCTTTTCAAGCTCTTTATAGATTTCTTCAATCTTCAACTATCAAACCTCCAACTCTCTCAAGCCACTCCATTTCCCTTGGCTCTTCAGCGAACATGGGTATCTTAACTATATCAACACCTTTAAATTTCTCCTCAATCTCTTTAAGAACCCTCCTCTGAGCCTCCATCTTGACTTTAAGCTCGGGTATTTCCTTCTTAAGCTCTATCACTTTGTTGATTACTATGAGGTTAAACGGCACCTTGAACTTCTTTAAGCTCTCGTATGCACGTTCAGTCTCGTAGAGGGGGAGCATTTCTGGGTTCATAACTGCAACAACGCTCGTTTTGCTTGGATTTGTTATTATGCTGTGGACGAACTCAATTTCCTCCTTGTATTTCTTTAGCTCTTTCATAACAGGATCTTCCTCTTCATCACTTGGCAGCTTGTATTCTGCACCTTCAATCACGAACTTCCTCTCACCTTGTATCTTCTCTATTGTCCTCCTTCTCTCGAGGATTTTGCGCCTTATGTCTATCAGCTTCTCCGTCCAGATGAGTGAAATTCTTGGCAAAGCAAGAACTCTGAGCGTTAAGCCTGTTGGTGGTGTGTCAAAGATTATCACGTCCCATTTGTCCCCTTCGAGCAGGATTTCCCTTATGGCTTCAAGCGTTGCATATTCCTCTATTCCCGGGGAGAAGCTGAGAACTTCAAAATACTTCTCAAGGTTTATGACCGTCAGATAGCGGTACATGTGCTTAAGATTCCTCTCAAGATGCTTCAGGTAAGCCTTTATGAGTTTCTCCATATCAAGC of Thermococcus sp. M39 contains these proteins:
- a CDS encoding phosphoribosyltransferase family protein yields the protein MSQIEAVKEKLRVIRILKLLKKRYTYEELSKITGLPITVLNRYVRGKVLPSTDRAKELLELLSPYINIEEEVKRRIQFDEHGLFDNMKVLSDTNLMSLIAEEVASKYISKNISKVLTAATDGIPLAVHIANELNVDVVYAKKKKEVGVEKFYEVNYVPSASGSVMTLYLPQWALKKGEKVLIVDDVVRSGETQRALVQMCKQAGAVPVGMFFLISVGNIIDVLQDEYNIPIESLVRL
- a CDS encoding V4R domain-containing protein encodes the protein MISTGIQRLDDILKGGIRKEHSVMFSGLFDEDHRILMHQFVFSLLTQGYKVLLVEFKQTVDPLKKWLNEYGIDYSPFIYNKKLRILDGYTNIYSKMTVSGEDILPNPLDLPITTAIIKDVLIKGKYDFLVLDDLSILYAVLPSKEEFFKIIIRFINSISLKGISTVASFVEELISPGYYSLLTLPFGYVISVKDSKVRILKAPHPLGPMTCFTYVKTEKGIQPYSEYYESVERLKESLFLDEKGMLWAGNERIQVIGESSESMLIESLFEYFGEEEAKKFLYFWGRKEFQGVGKIYMKVHKTLKEVLERIFNETKISGGGVLEILQFSNDVIVIKGKNLFPRMTNFGTHVHLHYAGSFAQIIEEVSGEEWEAHEIKCEAKGDAYCEFVIKRKAKNLGES
- a CDS encoding Lrp/AsnC family transcriptional regulator → MMIDELDRKILSLLQKDARLSYREIAKELNVAVGTVYNRLKRLEEEGILKGFYPKLDYEKLGYELTAIIGIRAQGKRIIQIEREIAKDEHVLCVYDVTGEYDIIVIAKFKGREDMNRFVKKVLAIDGVEKTNTHVAMDIVKEDFVLKV
- a CDS encoding lipopolysaccharide biosynthesis protein, whose translation is MSYEKRVLIRHSIASIIALALFGISRFLYSIIISRKFGVEVLGSANSLISQAFLIAMPLSFFAVALGKYSSEFLAKENFEKIKSMTSISFSFPLIGILLTPLNIYLAVLSVLRAVQLTFRNFIYGIHKGEVYAYAMIISFVPFIISFYSKNPFLPYIALLFTISLFAFGYLLKKSLLGKPKKDELNLLLRYSSFAFLGTLSGVFLVQGPYFLSEKLGNALIAGRVSASLSAAFLLTYLPQVLQSAIMPLYSYKYGKEELNYVKLLAEKTTELLSIFTAFVVFALLLVGKEVISFLFGFNLGNEFYIALLAVEIYIAYNPSIVALNSTKYVKEGGIIAVSGALAALIAWLTFIKKFNEYGTMLGLLFGYLTILCGTAYISYQKLNISLKSYKPLLFAISLQVLVFISKTVLFVGILLYVLVSKEEIKEGIKAFRGKGL
- a CDS encoding FUN14 domain-containing protein — protein: MDVNFSGIVGDMGVGGVVGFITGYALKKFIKLVLALIGAYVLSLFWLQQKGVITINTDALFNLTESAAAQTLSLGDKIVGILPGGGAFVVGFYLGFHKG
- a CDS encoding PadR family transcriptional regulator; the encoded protein is MTEPMDRLKEKLTKEVLWIYILSLLKERPMYAYELKSKIREKFGFEPATVSSYVVLYKLEKDGYVISKWQEGETGKPSRKYYELTEKGKKLLEEGIKFIETTLEKLKS
- a CDS encoding 50S ribosomal protein L40e — its product is MARFPEAEARLFRKYICMRCGATNPWKAEKCRKCGYKGLRPKAREPRGGVGR
- a CDS encoding MoaD/ThiS family protein, giving the protein MIKVKVIGRKIEKEIEWQRGMKVADVLRAVGFNTESAIAKVNGKVALEDDPIKDGDYVEVIPVVSGG
- a CDS encoding pyridoxal phosphate-dependent aminotransferase, producing MIHASKRAIGIEYAIRDVVLPARELEKQGIKIIKLNIGDPVKFDFQPPQHMKEAYCKAIMEGHNYYGESEGDIELRKAIVEREKKKNGVDITVDDVMVTAAVTEALQFIFGAIVEPGDEVLIPGPSYPPYVALVKFYDGVPKAYLGIEEEGWQPDIDDMRKKISEKTKAIAVINPNNPTGALYDKKTLKEILDLAGEYDIPVISDEIYDLMTYEGKHVSPGSLTKDVPVIVMNGLSKVYFATGWRLGYMYFVDPENKLAEVKEAIGKLARIRLCPNTPAQKAAIAGLTGPMDYLDEYMKKLKERRDYIYKRLNEIPGLSAQKPEGAFYIFPRIEERSKWKSDKEFVLDVLRNAHILVVHGSGFGEGGEWHFRAVFLPPIEILEEAMDNLEKFMKERLG